GCTCGTTCACCCCATCCATACAACAaggatggcgccgagggtgCTTACCGAGGATGATCGCAGGCGCATAGGCGCGTTCAATACGGCCATGGAGCAGGCCATGAGTGGAATCACCGAGTACGACCCAGAGGAGTTTGACAGGGTGCGCCAAGCCGTTTGGGATGCCCACCCtatcgaggacgaggtccGCGAGGCATACGCGGAGGAGGACTTCAACAACTCAGCCGATCCGCTGAAGGAAGTCGAGGCGACACTAAAGCATCGTTCATTTAAAGCCGACGCGCCGTGGGGGCTTGCCGTGTATAGGGTGGCATACGGAGATGATGCTGCGTGGGACCGAATGCTTCAGCATCTGCACGAGAGCGTCGAGTCCATTCAGCAAGAACCCGTCAATCAGCATCTGTATCCGCGCCATCGGTTCGAAATAATGGATGACAAGAGCCAATTCGACGGGGCGACCATTTCCCAACTGCGCGACGATTTTTCCAAGTGGGTGTTACAAGAGTACAGGCGCAACTGCAAAGAGAGCGAGCGTCCCTCCGTTGAGGACTCTGAAGCCGATGAGGAAGGGAGAACGCATGGCTACTCTGGCGGGGCACGCTACAACTTCTTCTTGGTCGTGGATGACATCTGTCTCGAATCCATGGATCAGGcgtgcggcgccgtggtcaaGGCTGTCCAAAGGACGTGGTCTGCTGAGCGAGACGAAGGCGGCCGGTACTCAGTGGAAGAGATACAGGAGCTGGGACCGATACAGGACGACTCCGTATGGGAAGGGGGGTTGACGGAGAGCTCCCTCGAGAACGTGGGCTGGATGTACATGGAAACCACCGATTACGTTTCTTCGCTGGAGTCGTTGAGCCAGCCTGGCAATTGGGAGGACGAGTACCTGAGACCCCCCCAGCTACGGTGGCAGGAAGACTTTGACGATGCGCCCGGGTCCTGGAGGAGAGCGAGCAGTCCGCGGGCACAAGGAGTGTAGTGCGGCACTGTGTGGCCCAGCATCAGAAGCCCAGCATCAGAAGCCCAGCATCAGAAGCGCGACGTAGGT
The genomic region above belongs to Purpureocillium takamizusanense chromosome 5, complete sequence and contains:
- a CDS encoding uncharacterized protein (EggNog:ENOG503PEH4~antiSMASH:Cluster_5.2) — translated: MAPRVLTEDDRRRIGAFNTAMEQAMSGITEYDPEEFDRVRQAVWDAHPIEDEVREAYAEEDFNNSADPLKEVEATLKHRSFKADAPWGLAVYRVAYGDDAAWDRMLQHLHESVESIQQEPVNQHLYPRHRFEIMDDKSQFDGATISQLRDDFSKWVLQEYRRNCKESERPSVEDSEADEEGRTHGYSGGARYNFFLVVDDICLESMDQACGAVVKAVQRTWSAERDEGGRYSVEEIQELGPIQDDSVWEGGLTESSLENVGWMYMETTDYVSSLESLSQPGNWEDEYLRPPQLRWQEDFDDAPGSWRRASSPRAQGV